In the genome of Vicia villosa cultivar HV-30 ecotype Madison, WI linkage group LG7, Vvil1.0, whole genome shotgun sequence, one region contains:
- the LOC131620385 gene encoding protein FAR1-RELATED SEQUENCE 5-like isoform X1: protein MMVRVTVMKAHVDDVDNTDEDDSAELDAVEGDDDVDDANNGDEDYSAELDASVGDDDDVDDADNSDEDDLAKLDAVVGDKRVSIGNMTSADIRAMEFDFVDEAYDFYYKYGKCKGFSVRKSDIRSRGSEGSKIIVMRQLVCNKHGLRDDKHVSRLDRKRDERCINRTNCLARLRVHYNTKKGRYVLSFFEETHNHELTPYRFTHLHPVNRQISEADKAHIDGLQSHKIRTCHIMGYMVAQKGGYASVGFTKKDLYNYLDKKMCDLIKDGDIAASLNYLNVKSSTDPMLYAKYTVDGDGRLRSLFWADGSSRSDYFCFGDVVAFDTTYKKNKYN from the coding sequence ATGATGGTGAGGGTGACAGTTATGAAAGCTCATGTCGACGATGTTGATAATACCGATGAAGATGATTCGGCTGAATTAGATGCAGTTGAAGGGGATGATGATGTCGACGATGCTAATAATGGCGATGAAGATTATTCGGCAGAATTAGATGCATCTGTAGGCGATGATGATGATGTCGACGATGCTGATAATAGCGATGAAGATGATTTGGCAAAATTAGATGCAGTTGTAGGCGATAAAAGGGTAAGTATTGGTAACATGACTTCTGCTGATATTCGTGCTATGGaatttgattttgttgatgaagcttatgatttttattataagtATGGTAAATGCAAAGGTTTTTCCGTAAGGAAAAGTGATATTAGGAGTAGAGGGTCTGAAGGTAGTAAAATAATAGTAATGAGGCAGCTTGTATGCAACAAGCATGGTTTAAGAGACGATAAACACGTTAGTAGGTTAGATAGGAAAAGAGATGAGAGATGTATTAACCGTACTAATTGCTTAGCTAGGCTTCGTGTACACTACAACACAAAAAAGGGTAGATATGTATTGTCATTTTTTGAAGAGACTCATAACCATGAATTAACCCCATATAGGTTTACGCACTTACACCCCGTTAATCGTCAAATTTCTGAAGCTGATAAAGCTCACATTGATGGTCTTCAGTCGCATAAAATTAGAACTTGTCATATAATGGGGTACATGGTTGCTCAGAAGGGTGGTTACGCTAGTGTTGGATTTACAAAGAAAGATCTGTACAATTATTTAGATAAAAAAATGTGTGACCTTATAAAAGATGGTGACATTGCCGCTTCTTTAAATTATCTAAATGTAAAGTCGTCTACTGATCCCATGCTATATGCAAAATATACCGTCGACGGTGATGGACGACTGAGGTCTCTTTTTTGGGCTGATGGGAGCAGTAGATCCGACTATTTTTGTTTTGGCGATGTGGTTGCGTTTGACACAACTTACAAGAAGAACAAATACAACTAA